A stretch of DNA from Arthrobacter jiangjiafuii:
ACAGCCCGGAGAAAGGGGCTGGCTAGAATCGGGGGCATGGCAACGGGGGATCGACGAACGAGAGCAGCAGCACGCACCGGCTGCTCTCTCATCACCGCCCCGGCACTCATCGCGCAGACGGTTGTCCTCTTCCGTTCGACCGCAGCCGCTAATCGCGCCGCGCGCGGTATCCGGGTGATGTGATGGCAGCGCCTAGTGGACAACCTGGCTGACAGGTCCAGCACTGGTGGACGTTGCCCGCTACCGCTACCGGGTCAGACTATTTGAGCCACGGATTTACACCCTGCTGGGAGCGGAGGCACCCCGACGCTTACTCGACCTCGACGGCTGGAACAGGACCATCAAACAGATGCGTCGAACAGAGCAAGGAGCATCAGGGACAGCCCGCTTCCTTAGAGCGACCGAGCAGTCCGAAACCGGTCACCTTCGCGGCTTCTCCGCTACCGCAGTACTGGCCATCATGGCCGCGGCTACATCACACCCGTGAGGTGCTGCACTGATTCTGCTTCTCGGGATGATCCTTCACTTGTATCCCGTCATGATCCAGCGCATCACCCGCTTTAGAATCACCAGCCGACGAACCAACATCAACGGAAGCGGACGCTGAAGGATCCTCTGTCGTTATCTGGAAACGACTAGTTTCGAGTGATTGAGGAAACCTGCAAGGTCGGCTGCGTAAAGCCTGATCCGAGGTAGGTTTCTCCCCAGCGGGCACAACGTAGTGTGCGGACAGCAAGGTCAGAGCTGAGGGCCTCGTCGGGAGGAAATTGTGATCAAGCGGGGGAAACGTCGTTTCATGTCGTTACTTGCTGCCATTGCGGCGTCGATTGCAGGCGTTGTGGCGATGGTTTCGCGGTCGGGAACCTGTACTGACTTTGTTGCCGTGGCGGGTGAATGCAGTCTTGAGCCGTCGCCGTCCACCATCATCTTGGCGGTACTCCTTTGGGGCCTGGCGGTGTGGCTTCTCTACGTATGGTGGAGGAACGACCGGCGAGCATGAAGGCCTTGGAAAGCGGGGGCGCGGTTGCGAACCCGGCCAGAGCTTCAGGACAGCGGCCGTAGCTGAGTTGTTTGAGGAAACGGGCATCGTCGCCAAAGCAGAGGACCTCGAACCGTTCGCGAGCCTGTCTGATCCTTCAATTCACCCTCTGACCTACCCCAACGGCGATCAGGTTCAAGCCTTCGCTATATGTTTTGTGCTCGCTAACTGGGAGGGAAGCCTGTCAGCAGAAGAGTCCGAGGTCAGTGACCTTGGGTTCTTCCCGCTGGTTGATCCACCGTCTCCCACACATGCCCCGACTACCGGCGTTTTCAAGCAAATGAGGCGTCGCCTCAGGGATCTCCAGCACAACAGCTCGCTAGTGCTCGCCTTCGAGAGCACGAATGTAGGCGGCATTACCGTTGATTGACGGCTTGTACCGCTCGATGTCGGAAGAGCAAACGAACTTCGCCAGCAGTTCAAGCAATAACGCGATAGATCCATTTGGGCGGCCCGCCGCATGCAAGGTGATGGCCTCGAATGCCCCCAGTGCCGGGGAGTCTGGAAATGAAGCACGAGCTGCTTTGAAGACTTCTAGCGACCTCTCGTATGCTCCCACGTTCCTCAGCGTTGATCCGTACTGGACATAGCACCGGCGCAGCAGATCACCTTCAAGCCCGGCAGCAAGAGCCTTCTCGTAAAAACCCAGGGCGATGTCTTCCTGTCCTGCCGTGTCGTACGCACCGCCGATTTCGTAGAGCACTCGAGCGTTCTCGGGATGGGCAGCGTAGTACGGCAATAAAGCATCGATGGTTGGCTGCATGTTGTCGCGGTCTCGACGCTGGAATATGTGGTCGAG
This window harbors:
- a CDS encoding NUDIX domain-containing protein, giving the protein MNAVLSRRRPPSSWRYSFGAWRCGFSTYGGGTTGEHEGLGKRGRGCEPGQSFRTAAVAELFEETGIVAKAEDLEPFASLSDPSIHPLTYPNGDQVQAFAICFVLANWEGSLSAEESEVSDLGFFPLVDPPSPTHAPTTGVFKQMRRRLRDLQHNSSLVLAFESTNVGGITVD
- a CDS encoding tetratricopeptide repeat protein, with the protein product MTLNDELDHIFQRRDRDNMQPTIDALLPYYAAHPENARVLYEIGGAYDTAGQEDIALGFYEKALAAGLEGDLLRRCYVQYGSTLRNVGAYERSLEVFKAARASFPDSPALGAFEAITLHAAGRPNGSIALLLELLAKFVCSSDIERYKPSINGNAAYIRALEGEH